A single genomic interval of Lathyrus oleraceus cultivar Zhongwan6 chromosome 7, CAAS_Psat_ZW6_1.0, whole genome shotgun sequence harbors:
- the LOC127100402 gene encoding zinc finger CCCH domain-containing protein 16, whose protein sequence is MKELCRNFQRGSCTYGERCRFLHQQPNQQQRKSNAFGGQTNKNPFGFGSASASAPNQQPKNNPFGFGSQNTSQSNGAPRSDSKPNQFQPFENKWNRTSSKPQSGTQRPSDNNSQTVNHNCTDPEICKRLIAEDFEQEKPLWILTCYGHCKGAPCDIIGDISYEELRASAYEDAKNGMSLPLIVEKERNILKSKLVEFDKLLSEPYKMPLNSSLDIQKYQSNGANANAFSPATQNNGPLSVSSFSQLGASLNTGFERPSAPQVTTPAQPNSFGSGGNFFSSNTGNLFGSGISGAQNNTGNSFTSNTGNLFGSGVSGAQNNTGNSFTSNTGSLFGSGVSGAQNNNPFSTPAELTMFPGSTSQFQQPSIAFNNTSSATMLQTASSDVQLNTPQVENVSVDDSIWLKEKWNPGEIPEEAPPDRFIR, encoded by the exons ATGAAAGAGCTTTGTAGAAATTTCCAGCGAGGCAG TTGTACTTATGGAGAAAGGTGTAGATTTCTTCATCAACAACCAAATCAACAGCAGCGAAAATCTAATGCCTTTGGTGGACAGACCAATAAAAACCCTTTTGGATTTGGGTCTGCTTCTGCCTCTGCTCCCAACCAACAGCCAAAGAACAATCCTTTTGGTTTTGGATCACAGAATACCTCTCAGTCAAATGGGGCCCCTCGTTCCGACTCCAAACCAAACCAATTCCAG CCTTTTGAAAACAAATGGAATCGAACGTCATCCAAACCCCAGAGTGGCACTCAACGTCCTTCTGATAACAATTCCCAAACAGTGAATCATAA CTGCACAGATCCTGAGATTTGCAAGCGCCTGATTGCAGAAGATTTTGAGCAAGAGAAACCACTCTGGATACTTACATGCTATGGTCATTGCAAAGG TGCTCCTTGTGACATTATTGGAGATATTAGCTATGAAGAATTACGGGCATCTGCTTACGAGGATGCTAAGAATGGAATGAGTTTGCCATTAATT GTTGAAAAAGAGAGAAACATACTAAAATCCAAGTTGGTTGAGTTTGACAAACTACTTTCTGAACCCTACAAAATGCCTCTGAATTCTTCTCTTGACATTCAAAAGTACCAATCTAATGGAGCCAATGCAAATGCATTTTCACCAGCTACTCAAAATAATGGTCCTTTATCAGTCTCAAGCTTTAGCCAACTGGGTGCTTCACTGAACACTGGTTTTGAAAG GCCCTCTGCACCACAAGTGACCACTCCAGCGCAGCCTAATTCCTTTGGAAGTGGAG GAAACTTTTTCTCATCCAACACAGGAAACCTATTCGGAAGTGGAATCTCTGGTGCTCAAAACAACACAGGAAACTCTTTCACATCCAACACAGGAAACTTATTCGGCAGTGGAGTCTCAGGTGCTCAAAACAACACAGGAAACTCTTTCACATCCAACACAGGAAGCCTATTCGGCAGTGGAGTCTCAGGTGCTCAAAACAACAACCCCTTTTCTACTCCAGCGGAGTTGACAATGTTTCCAGGATCAACTTCCCAATTCCAACAACCATCCATTGCGTTCAATAATACTAGCTCCGCCACAATGCTTCAGACAGCATCATCAGATGTTCAGTT AAATACGCCCCAAGTGGAGAATGTGTCCGTAGATGACAGTATCTGGTTAAAGGAGAAATGGAATCCTGGAGAG ATTCCAGAAGAAGCTCCTCCAGACAGATTTATTCGGTAA